Genomic DNA from Pigmentiphaga litoralis:
CGCAAAAGTCGTACCCAAGGGGACGGGGGCAGCGCCTGCATCCGGCGGACATACGGAGCCGCCCGATTCAGTCGGCGGCCACCTGGCTCAGACGATCAGGCAGCGGGCAGCCGGCGCCCGGCCGGGCGCATGGCTGCCATCGGCAGGCGCCGGTGCCGTCTTGCAGCGCGTGTCCGACGCATCGTCGATCCAGCGCTGTTCAATGGTGTTGGTGGCGGCAGGGGCGATGCCAACCGGACGCAAGGCGCGTCCGCCGGGAAAGGCGGGGCCAACGTTGAAAGGTTCGGCGCGGGGGGCGATGAAGTCATCGAACGCCGCAACGCGTTCGCTGTTCATCAGCACGGGCAAAGCCACAAAACCCATAATTGCCAGCACTGTGTAAAGATGCTTTGCGTTGTCCATCATCGATCCCCGGTCGTGTCGTCGGCTGCCCCGTCCACCGGGGCATCTCGGACATTGCCAGAGCAAAAGGTGTGCCGTGGACGATGCGCGCCGCTTTTCCGGCGTGCGCGGCAGAGGACTACACTGGAATGTCTCGCCAGAACGCAGAGCCCGCCATGAATCTCTCCGACCTCGGAAGCACCATCGCTCGTCGCTACGACGACGACATCATTCCCCGCCTTGTGGACTATGTCCGCATCCCCGCCAAGTCCCCCGCCTTCGATCCGAACTGGGCCGAACACGGCTACCTGGCCGACGTCATCACTTCGGCGAAACTGTGGGCCGCGGCCCAGGGCATTGCCGGGCTGCACGTCGAAATCGTGACGATCGACGGCCGCACGCCCTGCCTGTTCTTTGACGTGCCGGCTACGCAAGGCCTGGGCAGTGATCGCACCGTCATGTTTTACGGTCACCTCGACAAACAACCCGAAATGACGGGTTGGCGTGACGACCTTGGCCCCTGGATCCCCAAAATCGAAGACGGCAAGCTGTATGGCCGCGGCAGCGCCGACGACGGGTATGCGCTGTATGCGGCGCTGACCGCGATTTCGGCGATCGACGCCCAGGGTGCGCCGCGGCCCCGCTGCGTCGGCCTGATCGAAACCTGCGAAGAAAGCGGCAGCTTCGACCTGCCGCCGTATCTGGCGATGCTTGCGCCCCGCCTTGGCGACGTCATGCTGGTGGTCGGCATGGACTCGGGCTGCGGCAATTACGATCAGCTGTGGGTCACCACGTCCTTGCGCGGCCTGGCTGGCGGCGTGCTGACGGTCGAAGTGCTGACCGAAGGCGTCCACTCGGGCATGGCCAGCGGCCTGGTGCCCTCATCGTTCCGGATCGCGCGCCAGCTGCTGAACCGGATCGACGACCCGGCCACCGGCACCGTGCTGCTGCCCGAGCTGCAGGCCGACATCCCCGACGAACGGATGGAACAGGCGCGCACGGCCGGCGACATCCTGGGTGACCAGGTGTGGACGCAATTTCCGTGGGTGGGCTGCTCGCACGGCGCCGATGGCCATGCGCATGCCATGCCCACCACCACCGACCCGGTCGAAGGCATTCTGAATCGCACGTGGCGTCCTGCCCTGTCGGTCACGGGCGCGGCCGGCTTCCCAAGCATCGACGCGGCCGGCAACGTGTTGCGGCCCAAGACGTCGCTCAAGCTGAGCATGCGGCTGCCGCCCACGGTCGACGGCCACTTTGCCGCGCAGGTACTGAAACGCAAGCTGGAAGAAAACCCGCCCTATCAGGCCAATGTCCGCTTCGTGGGCGGTGAAGGCGCCACGGGCTGGAACGCGCCGGCCACCGCGCCCTGGCTGAAGG
This window encodes:
- a CDS encoding M20 family metallopeptidase, whose protein sequence is MNLSDLGSTIARRYDDDIIPRLVDYVRIPAKSPAFDPNWAEHGYLADVITSAKLWAAAQGIAGLHVEIVTIDGRTPCLFFDVPATQGLGSDRTVMFYGHLDKQPEMTGWRDDLGPWIPKIEDGKLYGRGSADDGYALYAALTAISAIDAQGAPRPRCVGLIETCEESGSFDLPPYLAMLAPRLGDVMLVVGMDSGCGNYDQLWVTTSLRGLAGGVLTVEVLTEGVHSGMASGLVPSSFRIARQLLNRIDDPATGTVLLPELQADIPDERMEQARTAGDILGDQVWTQFPWVGCSHGADGHAHAMPTTTDPVEGILNRTWRPALSVTGAAGFPSIDAAGNVLRPKTSLKLSMRLPPTVDGHFAAQVLKRKLEENPPYQANVRFVGGEGATGWNAPATAPWLKEALNTASQDVYGKPAAWLGEGGTIPFMGMLGEFFPKAQFLITGVLGPKSNAHGPNEFLHIPYVKKLTAAVAQVVAGVR